In one window of Spirochaetaceae bacterium DNA:
- a CDS encoding ABC transporter transmembrane domain-containing protein: protein MRLRFELPAEAAAELAGILGAEVHDADELGAVAAQSAPGAQAVPMVQGAPVVHADAGVQAVPEEHAAPSEQAAPMAQATLSEHTAPLEQAAPSEQGEPVEQAAPLVRYAVPADLTADGVFGDGWTVATDLLVAVQAPGTRGWRTLPLRRVARFRADNMVGSGRLVAEPATNGTGGADGHEQILAHYSMSHAPRYATLARGLNLLLAGKRPAVDDAPDEGVCPTCGRRRAPGTRVCRACTNRAAMMRRLWTLARGHLRWVVAAVALFAAFTLLSLLPPQLTRVLIDNHLVPRRADLAPILLLIAALAATYGLTALTDALRGRAMAQLSNALARDLRGMVYTNVQKLSLGYLGTRDAGDILNRVSKDTRNIQQFINFWLTDSVAQGLFLVGVAVILFLREWRLAVLVLAPIPVVVLLAGAVWGHVRFLFRRQERLFDKVDTLLQDILSGIRVVKAFGRERAEVDRFRARSAELRDVMRVNERTWANMMPLWSFVMRAGEFLVFAVGGYLVLGERMKLGELVQFVQYAMLLYGPLVWIAGLPRRFAESMTAAERIFEVIDEQPAVADGARPRRLAIAGRVRFEDVVFGYKSHDPVLHDVSLEVAPGEMIGIVGHSGSGKSTLINLLLRLYDPDEGRITIDGVDLRAIELRDLHRQLGVVLQETFLFAGSIADNIAYARPGATPRELIAAARVAGAHDFICAFPDGYDTRVGERGQRLSGGERQRVAIARAILHDPRILILDEATAAVDTETEELIQAGLFALMQGRTTFAIAHRLSTLRHADRLLVLDKGRIAEVGSHAELMAAGGIYHGLVQSQRRMNRRHAL, encoded by the coding sequence GTGAGGCTGCGCTTCGAGCTCCCCGCCGAGGCCGCGGCCGAGCTGGCCGGGATTCTCGGTGCGGAAGTGCACGACGCGGACGAGCTCGGCGCGGTGGCCGCTCAGTCCGCACCCGGGGCGCAAGCCGTACCGATGGTGCAGGGAGCACCGGTGGTTCACGCCGATGCGGGGGTGCAGGCCGTCCCCGAGGAGCACGCCGCACCTTCCGAGCAGGCCGCACCTATGGCGCAGGCCACACTCTCGGAGCATACGGCACCGTTGGAGCAGGCCGCACCCTCGGAGCAGGGCGAACCTGTGGAGCAGGCCGCACCTTTGGTGCGGTACGCGGTGCCGGCGGACCTGACCGCGGACGGCGTGTTCGGCGACGGCTGGACGGTTGCCACCGACTTGCTGGTGGCGGTGCAGGCGCCCGGCACGCGCGGCTGGCGCACCCTGCCCCTGCGCCGGGTGGCGCGATTCCGTGCCGACAACATGGTGGGCAGCGGGCGCCTGGTGGCGGAGCCGGCGACCAACGGCACCGGCGGCGCGGACGGCCACGAGCAGATCCTGGCGCACTACTCCATGAGCCATGCGCCGCGCTATGCCACCCTCGCGCGCGGCCTCAACCTGCTGCTGGCCGGCAAGCGTCCCGCGGTCGACGACGCGCCGGACGAAGGCGTGTGCCCCACCTGCGGCCGCCGCCGCGCGCCGGGCACCCGCGTGTGCCGCGCGTGCACCAACCGCGCCGCCATGATGCGCCGGCTGTGGACCCTGGCCCGCGGCCACCTGCGCTGGGTGGTTGCCGCGGTGGCGCTGTTCGCGGCCTTCACCCTGCTGTCGCTGCTGCCGCCGCAGCTCACCCGGGTGCTGATCGACAACCACTTGGTGCCGCGGCGCGCCGACCTGGCGCCGATTCTGCTGCTGATCGCGGCGCTGGCCGCCACCTACGGGCTGACCGCCCTCACCGACGCCCTGCGCGGGCGCGCCATGGCGCAGCTCTCCAATGCGCTGGCGCGCGACCTGCGCGGCATGGTGTACACCAACGTGCAGAAGCTGTCGCTCGGCTACCTGGGCACGCGCGACGCCGGCGACATCCTCAACCGGGTCAGCAAGGACACGCGCAACATCCAGCAGTTCATCAACTTCTGGCTCACCGACAGCGTCGCGCAGGGGCTGTTCCTGGTCGGCGTGGCGGTGATCCTGTTCCTGCGCGAGTGGCGGCTGGCGGTGCTGGTATTGGCGCCGATCCCGGTCGTGGTTCTGCTCGCCGGCGCGGTGTGGGGCCACGTCCGCTTCCTGTTTCGCCGGCAGGAGCGGCTGTTCGACAAGGTGGACACCCTGCTGCAGGACATCCTGTCCGGCATCCGCGTGGTCAAGGCGTTCGGGCGTGAGCGCGCCGAGGTGGACCGCTTCCGCGCCCGCAGCGCCGAACTGCGCGACGTGATGCGCGTCAACGAGCGCACCTGGGCCAACATGATGCCGCTGTGGAGCTTCGTGATGCGCGCCGGCGAGTTCCTGGTGTTTGCCGTCGGCGGCTACCTGGTGCTGGGCGAGCGGATGAAGCTGGGCGAGCTGGTGCAATTCGTTCAGTACGCGATGCTGCTCTACGGTCCGCTGGTCTGGATCGCCGGCCTGCCGCGCCGCTTCGCCGAGTCGATGACGGCCGCCGAGCGGATATTCGAGGTGATCGACGAGCAGCCGGCGGTGGCCGACGGCGCCCGCCCGCGCCGCCTGGCGATCGCGGGGCGCGTGCGGTTCGAGGACGTGGTATTCGGCTACAAGAGTCACGATCCGGTGCTGCACGACGTGTCGCTGGAGGTGGCGCCGGGCGAGATGATCGGCATCGTCGGCCACTCCGGCTCCGGCAAGTCGACGCTGATCAACCTGCTGCTGCGCCTGTATGATCCGGACGAGGGCCGCATCACCATCGACGGCGTCGACCTGCGCGCCATCGAGTTGCGCGACCTGCACCGGCAACTCGGCGTGGTGCTGCAGGAGACCTTCCTGTTCGCCGGCAGCATCGCCGACAACATCGCCTACGCACGGCCCGGCGCCACGCCGCGTGAGCTCATCGCCGCCGCCAGAGTGGCCGGCGCACACGACTTCATTTGCGCCTTCCCGGACGGCTACGACACGCGCGTCGGGGAGCGCGGCCAGCGCCTGTCCGGGGGCGAGCGCCAGCGCGTCGCCATCGCCCGCGCCATCCTGCACGACCCGCGCATCCTGATCCTGGACGAGGCCACCGCCGCGGTGGACACCGAGACCGAGGAACTGATCCAGGCCGGCCTGTTCGCGCTGATGCAGGGACGCACCACCTTCGCCATCGCCCACCGACTGTCCACCCTGCGCCACGCCGACCGGCTGCTGGTGCTCGACAAGGGCCGCATCGCCGAAGTGGGCAGCCACGCCGAACTGATGGCAGCCGGCGGCATCTACCACGGCCTGGTGCAGTCGCAGCGCCGCATGAACCGCCGCCACGCACTGTAG
- a CDS encoding mandelate racemase/muconate lactonizing enzyme family protein: MKIRSVEAYILRAPEGGRPHWVSHFTVPKANELLVVLRTDDGIDGIGLATSYTPIEAVIHAIRGGICDLIVGSDPLAPEALYEKLFSLTWQRLAHERGWSRDALVRISAAVDIAAWDVVGKRAGLPLYRLFGGYRSVVPCYVTCAYYRDGKDLAELRDEMEMLRAQGHTGFKAKAGGVSLSHDLERLALVREVIGDEADLMVDVNRAWDLDTATEAARLLEPLRPRWLEEPVRWADDRRELKLLSTRTTIPLSAGESELTSYGCRALLDEQAIRILQFDCTMMGGFTEGRKLAALCELNHVQVAPHHDCFIHAHVVAGSPAGCIVESFTDPERDPLQAELFEDPPRIAGGRLTLKEQPGLGLSLSAAALAKYGERIA; this comes from the coding sequence ATGAAGATCAGGTCGGTCGAAGCTTACATTCTGAGAGCCCCGGAAGGCGGGCGCCCGCACTGGGTCAGCCACTTCACGGTCCCGAAGGCAAATGAACTGCTTGTCGTCCTGCGCACCGACGACGGCATCGACGGCATCGGGCTGGCCACCAGCTACACGCCGATCGAGGCGGTGATCCACGCGATTCGCGGCGGCATCTGCGACCTGATCGTGGGCTCCGATCCGCTGGCGCCCGAGGCGCTGTACGAGAAGCTGTTCTCGTTGACCTGGCAGCGCCTTGCCCACGAGCGTGGCTGGTCGCGGGATGCGCTGGTGCGGATCTCCGCCGCGGTGGACATCGCCGCCTGGGATGTCGTCGGCAAGCGCGCCGGGCTGCCGCTGTACCGGCTGTTCGGCGGCTACCGCAGCGTGGTGCCGTGCTACGTGACCTGCGCCTACTACCGGGACGGCAAGGACCTTGCCGAGTTGCGCGACGAGATGGAGATGCTGCGGGCGCAGGGCCACACCGGCTTCAAGGCGAAGGCGGGCGGCGTCTCGCTGTCGCACGACCTGGAGCGCTTGGCGCTGGTGCGCGAGGTGATCGGCGACGAGGCCGACCTGATGGTGGACGTGAATCGCGCCTGGGACCTGGACACCGCCACCGAGGCGGCGCGGCTGCTGGAGCCGCTGCGCCCGCGCTGGCTGGAAGAGCCGGTGCGCTGGGCCGACGACCGCCGCGAACTGAAGCTGCTGTCCACGCGCACCACCATTCCGCTGTCCGCCGGCGAGAGCGAGCTGACGAGCTACGGCTGCCGCGCCCTGCTGGACGAGCAGGCGATCCGCATCCTGCAGTTCGACTGCACCATGATGGGCGGCTTCACCGAGGGACGCAAGCTGGCCGCCCTGTGCGAGCTGAACCACGTGCAGGTGGCGCCGCACCATGACTGCTTCATCCACGCCCACGTCGTTGCCGGCAGCCCCGCAGGGTGTATCGTGGAGAGCTTTACCGATCCGGAGCGCGATCCGCTGCAGGCGGAGCTGTTCGAGGACCCGCCGCGCATCGCCGGCGGCCGGCTCACCCTCAAGGAGCAGCCGGGCCTGGGCCTGTCCCTGTCCGCCGCCGCCCTGGCCAAGTACGGCGAACGCATCGCGTAG
- a CDS encoding aldo/keto reductase produces the protein MQLRRFGNTDLEVSPICFGPMRFAAKDGSDDDASRAGRRALERALERGVNFVHSSYEYGTRWSMAKMLAGHPRRHDIHHVIKVPVPDFDDGGRFDAAKFRRRVEEALTDLHTDRIAVLQHLQRAHPNSDEQRLPDVAAVDEPLREVFETLRAEGKVGYLTSFPYTPGFAEAALATGSFSGLVAYYNAVELEMARFFPALERSGGGFLCIRPFLAGLLTDRRADRAALPAGDRMRAAAWDAAYRRLAVLRERLQPASVTAFAIQFALAHPIVASLIVGLNTVEQVDQVIDAAADPAPRRVFDEALSIFDESGPITTA, from the coding sequence ATGCAGCTACGGCGATTCGGGAACACCGACCTGGAGGTGTCGCCCATCTGTTTCGGGCCGATGCGCTTCGCCGCCAAGGACGGCAGCGACGACGACGCGTCGCGGGCCGGGCGGCGCGCCCTGGAGCGGGCGCTGGAGCGCGGCGTCAACTTCGTTCACTCCAGCTACGAGTACGGCACGCGCTGGTCGATGGCCAAGATGCTCGCCGGCCATCCGCGCCGGCACGACATTCACCACGTCATCAAGGTGCCGGTCCCCGATTTCGACGACGGCGGCCGGTTCGACGCCGCCAAGTTCCGCCGGCGCGTCGAGGAGGCGCTCACCGACCTGCACACCGACCGCATCGCCGTCCTCCAGCACCTGCAGCGGGCGCACCCGAACAGCGACGAGCAGCGGTTGCCGGACGTCGCCGCCGTCGACGAGCCGCTGCGCGAAGTGTTCGAGACGCTGCGCGCCGAGGGCAAGGTGGGTTACCTCACCTCGTTCCCCTACACGCCCGGATTCGCCGAGGCGGCGCTCGCCACCGGCTCGTTCTCGGGGCTGGTCGCCTACTACAACGCCGTCGAACTGGAGATGGCGCGCTTCTTTCCGGCGCTGGAGCGGAGCGGCGGCGGCTTTCTGTGCATCAGGCCGTTCCTGGCCGGCCTGCTCACCGACCGGCGCGCCGACCGCGCGGCCCTGCCCGCCGGAGACCGCATGCGCGCGGCCGCCTGGGACGCCGCCTACCGGCGGCTGGCGGTGCTGCGCGAGCGGTTGCAACCGGCCTCGGTCACCGCCTTCGCCATCCAGTTCGCGCTCGCCCACCCGATCGTCGCCAGCCTGATCGTGGGGCTGAACACGGTCGAGCAGGTCGACCAGGTGATCGACGCCGCGGCCGACCCGGCGCCGCGCCGCGTGTTCGATGAGGCGCTGTCCATCTTCGACGAGTCAGGCCCGATCACGACCGCGTAG